A single region of the bacterium genome encodes:
- a CDS encoding MFS transporter, translating into MTTTPIADALADRRRLLGFTTGYWLLNTIEMFERLSYYLVRSVVAIYIMQADDPHGLHFTAADKGTIYALWFAFQSILPTFTGGFADRYGYKRSLFLAITGNVLGYCLMATQRSLLGFTFGIVVLATGTAFFKPALQGSLAQNLDRKSSSLGWGIFYWVVNVGAAIGPMLANFIRHDYSWQALFFTAAAVMSLNYLMLFTFKDFASGSDKTANPGQVLARTLRTLGDWRLATWLLIMSCFWLMMYTLWDLHPNFLTDWNDSGGTARFFLGSSFFPDSWAIQTDRGWQVPQEILLNLNALLIVLLMIPVSWLVRKMRTLESMVLGMGMATAGVLVAGLTNLGWVFLLGVVGFSFGEMLTGPKKNEYLALIAPPDKKGLYLGFVNIPVGVGGLIGSKLQGYFYGNFGEKAVLAQKYLVEHFGGGRAWDGKLGTLDAAAGVERTGAFARLQEVTGLDPAAATDLLWRTYNPQYMVLLPFAGIGVAAIVALVFFARAARKWADMDA; encoded by the coding sequence ATGACCACCACGCCGATCGCCGACGCGCTGGCCGACCGCCGCAGGCTGCTGGGCTTCACCACCGGCTACTGGCTGCTCAACACGATCGAGATGTTCGAGCGCCTCTCCTACTACCTGGTGCGCTCGGTGGTGGCGATCTACATCATGCAGGCCGACGACCCCCACGGCCTGCACTTCACGGCCGCCGACAAGGGCACCATCTACGCCCTCTGGTTCGCCTTCCAGTCGATCCTGCCGACCTTCACCGGCGGCTTCGCCGACCGCTACGGCTACAAGCGCAGCCTGTTCCTGGCGATCACCGGCAACGTGCTGGGCTACTGCCTGATGGCGACGCAGCGCAGCCTCCTGGGCTTCACCTTCGGCATCGTGGTCCTGGCCACCGGCACGGCCTTCTTCAAGCCGGCGCTGCAGGGCAGCCTGGCGCAGAACCTCGACCGCAAGAGCTCCTCGCTGGGCTGGGGCATCTTCTACTGGGTGGTGAACGTGGGCGCAGCCATCGGGCCGATGCTCGCCAACTTCATCCGGCACGACTACTCCTGGCAGGCGCTGTTCTTCACCGCGGCGGCGGTCATGTCGCTGAACTACCTGATGCTGTTCACCTTCAAGGATTTCGCCAGCGGCTCCGACAAGACCGCGAACCCGGGGCAGGTGCTCGCGCGCACGCTGCGCACGCTGGGCGACTGGCGCCTGGCGACCTGGCTGCTGATCATGAGCTGCTTCTGGCTGATGATGTACACGCTCTGGGACCTGCACCCGAACTTCCTCACCGACTGGAACGACTCCGGCGGCACCGCCCGCTTCTTCCTGGGCTCGTCCTTCTTCCCCGACAGCTGGGCCATCCAGACCGACCGCGGCTGGCAGGTGCCGCAGGAGATCCTGCTGAATCTGAACGCGCTGCTGATCGTGCTGCTGATGATCCCGGTCTCGTGGCTGGTGCGCAAGATGCGCACGCTGGAGTCGATGGTCCTGGGCATGGGGATGGCGACCGCCGGCGTCCTGGTCGCGGGCCTGACCAACCTGGGCTGGGTGTTCCTGCTGGGCGTCGTCGGCTTCTCCTTCGGCGAGATGCTGACCGGCCCCAAGAAGAACGAGTACCTGGCGCTGATCGCGCCCCCGGACAAGAAGGGCCTGTACCTGGGGTTCGTGAACATACCGGTGGGCGTGGGCGGCCTGATCGGCTCGAAGCTGCAGGGCTACTTCTACGGGAACTTCGGCGAGAAGGCGGTGCTGGCGCAGAAGTACCTGGTGGAGCACTTCGGCGGGGGGCGGGCGTGGGACGGCAAGCTGGGCACGCTCGACGCGGCGGCCGGGGTCGAGCGCACCGGGGCCTTCGCACGGCTGCAGGAGGTCACCGGGCTGGACCCCGCCGCGGCGACGGACCTGCTGTGGCGGACCTACAATCCCCAGTACATGGTGTTGCTGCCGTTCGCTGGGATCGGGGTGGCGGCGATCGTGGCGCTGGTGTTTTTTGCGCGGGCGGCGCGGAAGTGGGCGGACATGGATGCCTGA
- a CDS encoding metalloregulator ArsR/SmtB family transcription factor yields MDDSTRRKYDSRARVIKAMGHGTRLFLVDELSRGERCVCELQELVGADMSTVSKHLAVLREAGIVRDEKRGNQVFYSLRCPCVLNFFACVESVMQTSATQAVELAR; encoded by the coding sequence ATGGACGACAGCACCCGCCGCAAGTACGACTCCCGCGCCCGCGTCATCAAGGCCATGGGCCACGGCACCCGACTGTTCCTCGTCGATGAACTGTCGCGCGGGGAGCGCTGCGTCTGCGAGCTGCAGGAACTGGTCGGGGCCGACATGTCGACGGTCTCGAAGCACCTCGCGGTGCTGCGCGAGGCGGGCATCGTGCGGGACGAGAAGCGCGGCAACCAGGTCTTCTACTCGCTGCGCTGCCCCTGCGTGCTGAACTTCTTCGCCTGCGTCGAATCGGTGATGCAGACCTCGGCCACGCAGGCCGTGGAACTGGCGAGGTGA